The following are from one region of the Acipenser ruthenus chromosome 19, fAciRut3.2 maternal haplotype, whole genome shotgun sequence genome:
- the LOC117424451 gene encoding dipeptidase 2-like isoform X1, with the protein MLFLNPLQSLWTAWQSQGCAVTSLLVIVLLAWSSSTSVEQKTLDLMRREPLIDGHNDLALQLRINYNNRLSTIDLHNLSKTHTDIERLKAGHVGAQMWSAYVLCSSQDKDAVRLTLEQIDVIKRMCSNYEELELVTSSTAVRETKKIGCLIAIEGGHSIDSSLPALRMFYDLGVRSLALTHTCNTPWAETSSTIHRVHQRDISLTEFGKQSDHMTLTLQYCQSSHFTSCLQEVVKEMNRLGMMIDLSHSSVSTARAVLLISRAPVIFSHSSASAVCNSPRNVPDDLLQLLKENRGIVMVNLYSQFVACGNKANIATVADHFDHIKKIAGPESIGIGGDYDGARGFPEGLEDVSKYPALIQELLQRDWTEQELAGVLRGNFLRVFEQVERVRDELQAEPASEKEISLKEVDNPCRSNLRTLLPSSGSLGRHHPSASLPLPFLLFFLIVL; encoded by the exons ATGTTGTTCCTgaatccccttcagtcactgtggaCTGCATGGCAATCTCAGGGATGCGCAGTGACATCACTCCTCGTTATCGTGCTTCTAGCATGGTCTTCAAGCACCAGCGTGGAACAAAAGACCTTGGATTTAATGAGGAGAGAGCCTCTAATTGATGG ACACAACGATCTTGCCCTGCAATTGCGAATCAACTACAACAACAGGCTGAGCACCATTGACTTACACAACCTCTCAAAAACCCACACTGACATTGAGAGACTGAAAGCAGGGCATGTGGGAGCACAG ATGTGGTCAGCCTATGTGCTGTGCAGCTCTCAGGACAAGGACGCGGTGAGGTTGACTCTGGAGCAGATTGATGTGATCAAACGCATGTGCAGCAACTATGAGGAGCTGGAGCTGGTCACCTCCTCCACAG CTGTCAGGGAAACAAAGAAGATTGGCTGCCTCATTGCGATAGAAGGAGGCCACTCCATTGACAGCAGCCTGCCAGCCCTCCGCATGTTCTATGACCTGGGTGTTCGCTCGCTCGCTTTAACCCACACGTGCAACACTCCATG GGCAGAAACATCATCCACCATTCACAGGGTTCACCAGAGGGATATCAGCTTGACTGAATTTGGCAAG cagagcgatcacatgaccttaacactgcagTATTGTCAGAGCTCGCACTTTACATCCtgcctacag GAGGTTGTAAAGGAGATGAATCGTCTGGGGATGATGATTGACCTGTCCCACTCCTCCGTGTCCACAGCCAGAGCCGTGCTCCTCATCTCCCGGGCGCCTGTCATCTTCAGCCACTCCTCCGCCTCCGCTGTCTGCAACAGCCCCAGAAATGTGCCCGATGACCTGCTGCAGCTGCTG AAAGAGAACAGAGGCATTGTGATGGTGAACCTGTACAGCCAGTTTGTGGCCTGTGGGAACAAAGCGAACATCGCCACAGTAGCAG ATCATTTCGACCACATCAAGAAGATTGCTGGTCCTGAATCAATAGGAATTGGGGGTGATTATGATGGAGCTAGGGG GTTTCCGGAAGGCCTTGAAGACGTTTCAAAGTACCCTGCTTTGATCCAAGAGCTTCTGCAAAGGGACTGGACTGAGCAAGAGCTGGCCGGAGTTCTGAGAGGCAACTTCCTCCGTGTGTTTGAACAAGTGGAACGA gtGAGAGATGAGCTTCAGGCAGAGCCAGCAAGTGAAAAGGAGATTTCACTGAAAGAAGTAGACAACCCATGTCGTTCAAACCTCAGGACATTACTCCCCAGCTCCGGCTCTCTCGGCAGACATCACCCTTCTGCTTCTTTACCTCTTCCtttcttattgttttttcttATCGTGTTATGA
- the LOC117424451 gene encoding dipeptidase 2-like isoform X2, translating to MLFLNPLQSLWTAWQSQGCAVTSLLVIVLLAWSSSTSVEQKTLDLMRREPLIDGHNDLALQLRINYNNRLSTIDLHNLSKTHTDIERLKAGHVGAQMWSAYVLCSSQDKDAVRLTLEQIDVIKRMCSNYEELELVTSSTAVRETKKIGCLIAIEGGHSIDSSLPALRMFYDLGVRSLALTHTCNTPWAETSSTIHRVHQRDISLTEFGKSDHMTLTLQYCQSSHFTSCLQEVVKEMNRLGMMIDLSHSSVSTARAVLLISRAPVIFSHSSASAVCNSPRNVPDDLLQLLKENRGIVMVNLYSQFVACGNKANIATVADHFDHIKKIAGPESIGIGGDYDGARGFPEGLEDVSKYPALIQELLQRDWTEQELAGVLRGNFLRVFEQVERVRDELQAEPASEKEISLKEVDNPCRSNLRTLLPSSGSLGRHHPSASLPLPFLLFFLIVL from the exons ATGTTGTTCCTgaatccccttcagtcactgtggaCTGCATGGCAATCTCAGGGATGCGCAGTGACATCACTCCTCGTTATCGTGCTTCTAGCATGGTCTTCAAGCACCAGCGTGGAACAAAAGACCTTGGATTTAATGAGGAGAGAGCCTCTAATTGATGG ACACAACGATCTTGCCCTGCAATTGCGAATCAACTACAACAACAGGCTGAGCACCATTGACTTACACAACCTCTCAAAAACCCACACTGACATTGAGAGACTGAAAGCAGGGCATGTGGGAGCACAG ATGTGGTCAGCCTATGTGCTGTGCAGCTCTCAGGACAAGGACGCGGTGAGGTTGACTCTGGAGCAGATTGATGTGATCAAACGCATGTGCAGCAACTATGAGGAGCTGGAGCTGGTCACCTCCTCCACAG CTGTCAGGGAAACAAAGAAGATTGGCTGCCTCATTGCGATAGAAGGAGGCCACTCCATTGACAGCAGCCTGCCAGCCCTCCGCATGTTCTATGACCTGGGTGTTCGCTCGCTCGCTTTAACCCACACGTGCAACACTCCATG GGCAGAAACATCATCCACCATTCACAGGGTTCACCAGAGGGATATCAGCTTGACTGAATTTGGCAAG agcgatcacatgaccttaacactgcagTATTGTCAGAGCTCGCACTTTACATCCtgcctacag GAGGTTGTAAAGGAGATGAATCGTCTGGGGATGATGATTGACCTGTCCCACTCCTCCGTGTCCACAGCCAGAGCCGTGCTCCTCATCTCCCGGGCGCCTGTCATCTTCAGCCACTCCTCCGCCTCCGCTGTCTGCAACAGCCCCAGAAATGTGCCCGATGACCTGCTGCAGCTGCTG AAAGAGAACAGAGGCATTGTGATGGTGAACCTGTACAGCCAGTTTGTGGCCTGTGGGAACAAAGCGAACATCGCCACAGTAGCAG ATCATTTCGACCACATCAAGAAGATTGCTGGTCCTGAATCAATAGGAATTGGGGGTGATTATGATGGAGCTAGGGG GTTTCCGGAAGGCCTTGAAGACGTTTCAAAGTACCCTGCTTTGATCCAAGAGCTTCTGCAAAGGGACTGGACTGAGCAAGAGCTGGCCGGAGTTCTGAGAGGCAACTTCCTCCGTGTGTTTGAACAAGTGGAACGA gtGAGAGATGAGCTTCAGGCAGAGCCAGCAAGTGAAAAGGAGATTTCACTGAAAGAAGTAGACAACCCATGTCGTTCAAACCTCAGGACATTACTCCCCAGCTCCGGCTCTCTCGGCAGACATCACCCTTCTGCTTCTTTACCTCTTCCtttcttattgttttttcttATCGTGTTATGA
- the LOC117424451 gene encoding dipeptidase 2-like isoform X3 yields MLFLNPLQSLWTAWQSQGCAVTSLLVIVLLAWSSSTSVEQKTLDLMRREPLIDGHNDLALQLRINYNNRLSTIDLHNLSKTHTDIERLKAGHVGAQMWSAYVLCSSQDKDAVRLTLEQIDVIKRMCSNYEELELVTSSTAVRETKKIGCLIAIEGGHSIDSSLPALRMFYDLGVRSLALTHTCNTPWAETSSTIHRVHQRDISLTEFGKEVVKEMNRLGMMIDLSHSSVSTARAVLLISRAPVIFSHSSASAVCNSPRNVPDDLLQLLKENRGIVMVNLYSQFVACGNKANIATVADHFDHIKKIAGPESIGIGGDYDGARGFPEGLEDVSKYPALIQELLQRDWTEQELAGVLRGNFLRVFEQVERVRDELQAEPASEKEISLKEVDNPCRSNLRTLLPSSGSLGRHHPSASLPLPFLLFFLIVL; encoded by the exons ATGTTGTTCCTgaatccccttcagtcactgtggaCTGCATGGCAATCTCAGGGATGCGCAGTGACATCACTCCTCGTTATCGTGCTTCTAGCATGGTCTTCAAGCACCAGCGTGGAACAAAAGACCTTGGATTTAATGAGGAGAGAGCCTCTAATTGATGG ACACAACGATCTTGCCCTGCAATTGCGAATCAACTACAACAACAGGCTGAGCACCATTGACTTACACAACCTCTCAAAAACCCACACTGACATTGAGAGACTGAAAGCAGGGCATGTGGGAGCACAG ATGTGGTCAGCCTATGTGCTGTGCAGCTCTCAGGACAAGGACGCGGTGAGGTTGACTCTGGAGCAGATTGATGTGATCAAACGCATGTGCAGCAACTATGAGGAGCTGGAGCTGGTCACCTCCTCCACAG CTGTCAGGGAAACAAAGAAGATTGGCTGCCTCATTGCGATAGAAGGAGGCCACTCCATTGACAGCAGCCTGCCAGCCCTCCGCATGTTCTATGACCTGGGTGTTCGCTCGCTCGCTTTAACCCACACGTGCAACACTCCATG GGCAGAAACATCATCCACCATTCACAGGGTTCACCAGAGGGATATCAGCTTGACTGAATTTGGCAAG GAGGTTGTAAAGGAGATGAATCGTCTGGGGATGATGATTGACCTGTCCCACTCCTCCGTGTCCACAGCCAGAGCCGTGCTCCTCATCTCCCGGGCGCCTGTCATCTTCAGCCACTCCTCCGCCTCCGCTGTCTGCAACAGCCCCAGAAATGTGCCCGATGACCTGCTGCAGCTGCTG AAAGAGAACAGAGGCATTGTGATGGTGAACCTGTACAGCCAGTTTGTGGCCTGTGGGAACAAAGCGAACATCGCCACAGTAGCAG ATCATTTCGACCACATCAAGAAGATTGCTGGTCCTGAATCAATAGGAATTGGGGGTGATTATGATGGAGCTAGGGG GTTTCCGGAAGGCCTTGAAGACGTTTCAAAGTACCCTGCTTTGATCCAAGAGCTTCTGCAAAGGGACTGGACTGAGCAAGAGCTGGCCGGAGTTCTGAGAGGCAACTTCCTCCGTGTGTTTGAACAAGTGGAACGA gtGAGAGATGAGCTTCAGGCAGAGCCAGCAAGTGAAAAGGAGATTTCACTGAAAGAAGTAGACAACCCATGTCGTTCAAACCTCAGGACATTACTCCCCAGCTCCGGCTCTCTCGGCAGACATCACCCTTCTGCTTCTTTACCTCTTCCtttcttattgttttttcttATCGTGTTATGA